Proteins encoded together in one Formosa sp. Hel3_A1_48 window:
- a CDS encoding DNA gyrase/topoisomerase IV subunit A encodes MIEDQGHIPEEDHTQGQETITRVTGMYKDWFLDYASYVILERAVPAIEDGFKPVQRRILHSMKDLDDGRYNKVANIVGHTMQYHPHGDASIADAMVQIGQKDLLIDTQGNWGNILTGDRAAASRYIEARLSKFALDVVFNPKTTEWQASYDGRRKEPINLPVKFPLLLAQGAEGIAVGLSTKVLPHNFIELIEASIKHLQGKRFTIVPDFATGGIADFSNYNDGLRGGKVRCRARIGQLNKNTLVITEVPFGTTTSSLIDSILKANDKGKIKIKKIEDNTAAEVEILIHLPSGISPDKTIDALFAFTNCETSISPLGCVIEDNKPLFVGVSEMLRHSTNLTVELLKLELEIRLNELEEQWHFASLERIFIENRIYRDIEDEETWEGVISAIDKGLQPYIQHLKRAITTDDITRLTEIRIKRISKFDIDKAQQKIEALEDQIEETKGYLATIIDYAIAYFKRLKADYGKGKERKTEIKVFADVDATKVVIRNTKLYVNREEGFVGTGMRREEYVCDCSDIDDIIVFTKAGKMMVTKVDTKTFVGKNIIHVSVFKKKDTRTIYNMIYKDGKGGASYIKRFAVTSITRDREYDLTKGKPQTNVLYFSANPNGEAEIVSVLLRQVGSIKKLKWDVDFSDISIKGRASKGNIVTKHAVKRIELKEKGMSTLKPRKIWFDDTIQRLNVDGRGDLIGEFRGEDRLLVITQSGLIKTIVPEITTHFSDDMIVLEKWIPSKPISAIYYDGAKEKYFVKRFLIENESKEEVFISAHASSALEIVSTDWRPMAELTFAKDRGKDRKPNQKINIAQFIDVKGISAQGNQLSRQKVNQIDLLEPLPFQAPEAIPADELEVVDEVEISVEAHLQQQKTLEETLPPTQDEEVQRSDDLSSGSTDPEEGQITLF; translated from the coding sequence ATGATTGAAGATCAAGGACATATACCAGAAGAAGATCATACACAAGGACAAGAAACCATTACTAGGGTCACAGGGATGTATAAAGACTGGTTTTTGGATTATGCTTCTTATGTGATCTTAGAACGTGCTGTACCTGCGATTGAAGATGGATTTAAACCTGTTCAACGCCGTATTTTACATTCCATGAAAGATCTTGATGATGGGCGCTACAATAAAGTGGCTAACATCGTTGGACACACGATGCAATACCATCCTCATGGAGACGCCAGTATAGCTGATGCCATGGTTCAAATCGGCCAAAAAGATTTATTAATTGACACACAAGGAAACTGGGGAAATATTTTGACTGGTGATAGAGCTGCAGCTTCGCGATACATCGAAGCTCGTCTTTCAAAATTTGCACTTGATGTTGTTTTTAATCCAAAAACTACAGAATGGCAGGCCTCTTACGATGGTCGCCGTAAAGAGCCCATCAATTTACCCGTAAAATTCCCATTGCTTTTGGCACAAGGTGCTGAAGGTATTGCGGTTGGCCTTTCAACGAAAGTTTTACCGCATAACTTTATTGAACTTATAGAGGCTTCAATCAAGCACTTACAAGGAAAGCGCTTTACCATAGTTCCTGATTTTGCTACTGGAGGAATAGCGGATTTTTCAAATTATAATGACGGCCTACGTGGAGGTAAAGTTCGTTGTAGAGCCCGTATTGGACAGTTGAATAAAAACACACTTGTCATTACCGAGGTTCCGTTTGGGACAACTACATCTTCCTTGATCGATTCCATCCTCAAAGCTAATGATAAAGGTAAAATAAAAATCAAAAAAATTGAGGATAATACAGCAGCTGAAGTTGAGATTCTCATTCATTTACCATCTGGTATTTCACCAGACAAAACAATAGATGCTTTGTTTGCATTCACTAATTGTGAGACATCGATATCGCCTTTAGGTTGTGTCATAGAAGACAATAAGCCTTTGTTCGTTGGGGTGTCGGAAATGCTACGCCATTCGACCAATCTTACGGTAGAGTTATTAAAGCTAGAGCTAGAAATTAGACTCAATGAATTGGAGGAGCAGTGGCACTTTGCATCTTTAGAACGTATATTCATCGAAAATAGAATTTATCGCGACATAGAAGATGAAGAAACATGGGAAGGAGTTATTTCAGCAATTGACAAAGGACTACAACCTTATATTCAACACCTTAAGCGTGCCATTACAACAGATGATATTACTCGGCTTACAGAAATTAGAATTAAAAGAATTTCAAAGTTTGACATTGATAAAGCTCAGCAAAAAATTGAAGCTTTAGAAGATCAAATTGAAGAAACTAAAGGATATTTAGCCACAATCATCGATTATGCAATTGCTTACTTCAAGCGCTTGAAAGCCGATTATGGCAAGGGGAAGGAACGAAAAACTGAAATTAAAGTTTTTGCTGATGTAGATGCAACTAAAGTTGTGATCAGAAACACGAAGCTTTACGTAAATAGAGAAGAAGGTTTTGTAGGAACAGGGATGCGCCGAGAGGAATACGTCTGTGACTGCAGTGATATTGATGATATTATTGTGTTTACAAAAGCTGGAAAAATGATGGTCACCAAAGTAGATACCAAAACTTTTGTGGGTAAAAATATCATTCATGTGTCGGTATTCAAGAAGAAAGACACGCGGACTATATATAATATGATTTACAAGGATGGTAAAGGTGGTGCATCGTATATAAAGCGCTTTGCAGTGACTTCAATTACCCGTGATCGAGAATATGACCTAACTAAAGGAAAGCCACAAACAAATGTGCTGTACTTTTCGGCAAATCCAAATGGTGAGGCTGAAATTGTTTCTGTTTTATTACGTCAAGTAGGCAGTATTAAAAAATTGAAATGGGATGTTGACTTTTCAGATATCTCTATCAAGGGGCGTGCTAGTAAAGGAAATATTGTAACTAAGCACGCTGTTAAGCGCATCGAATTAAAAGAAAAGGGGATGAGCACCCTCAAACCTCGTAAGATTTGGTTTGACGATACTATACAACGTTTGAATGTTGATGGTCGTGGCGATTTGATAGGTGAGTTTAGAGGTGAGGACCGCTTATTGGTAATTACACAGTCTGGGCTGATTAAAACAATTGTCCCAGAAATCACAACGCATTTTAGTGATGATATGATTGTGCTCGAAAAATGGATACCTTCCAAACCAATATCTGCTATTTATTATGATGGAGCCAAAGAAAAGTACTTTGTAAAGCGTTTTCTGATTGAAAATGAAAGTAAAGAAGAAGTTTTTATTTCTGCCCATGCCTCCAGTGCCTTAGAAATTGTAAGTACAGATTGGCGTCCAATGGCAGAGCTTACATTCGCCAAGGACAGGGGAAAAGATCGAAAACCAAATCAAAAAATTAATATTGCACAATTTATAGACGTGAAAGGTATTTCTGCACAAGGAAATCAATTATCCCGTCAAAAAGTAAACCAAATTGACTTATTGGAGCCGTTGCCATTTCAAGCACCTGAAGCAATTCCTGCAGATGAGTTAGAAGTTGTTGATGAAGTAGAAATTTCAGTTGAAGCCCATTTACAACAACAGAAGACCCTTGAAGAAACTTTACCTCCCACACAAGATGAAGAAGTGCAACGGTCGGATGATTTATCATCGGGTTCAACAGATCCTGAGGAAGGACAAATTACTTTGTTTTAG
- a CDS encoding DNA topoisomerase IV subunit B: MAQNTSYTEDNIRSLDWKEHIRMRPGMYIGKLGDGSSADDGIYILLKEVLDNSIDEFVMGAGKSIEISIQGNKVIVRDYGRGIPLGKVVDVVSKMNTGGKYDSRAFKKSVGLNGVGTKAVNALSTYFRVESNRDGKSASAEFESGVLTQEEILEDTTRRKGTKVSFVPDPSIFKNYKYRNEYVARMLKNYVYLNPGLTISFNGEKFFSENGLKDLLEDNTKQEDRLYPTIHLRADDIEVALTHSKTQYSEEYHSFVNGQNTTQGGTHLAAFREAFVKTIRDFFGKSYDASDIRKSIISAIAVKVMEPVFESQTKTKLGSTDMGGGLPTVRTFINDFVKTQLDNYLHKNPDTAEAIQRKILQAERERKELSGIRKIAKERAKKASLHNKKLRDCRVHFGDAKNNRNLETTLFITEGDSASGSITKSRDVNTQAVFSLKGKPLNCYGLTKKIVYENEEFNLLQAALNIEESIEDLRYNNIVIATDADVDGMHIRLLLITFFLQFFPELIKEGHLYILQTPLFRVRNKKETIYCYSEQERVDAIQKLRPKPEITRFKGLGEISPNEFKYFIGEDIRLDPVMLDTDKSISELLSFYMGKNTPERQKFIIDNLKVELDLIEPVNPS; the protein is encoded by the coding sequence ATGGCCCAAAATACCAGCTATACAGAAGATAACATTAGATCCCTCGATTGGAAGGAGCATATCCGTATGCGTCCGGGTATGTATATTGGTAAACTAGGTGATGGTTCCTCTGCTGATGATGGAATATACATTCTACTTAAAGAGGTCTTAGACAACTCTATAGACGAATTCGTCATGGGGGCGGGAAAGTCTATCGAGATTTCTATTCAAGGAAATAAAGTCATTGTACGGGATTATGGTCGTGGTATACCCTTAGGTAAAGTAGTCGATGTGGTTTCTAAAATGAATACTGGAGGGAAGTACGATTCCAGAGCATTTAAGAAATCTGTTGGGCTCAACGGAGTAGGGACTAAAGCCGTCAATGCTTTGTCCACTTATTTTCGTGTCGAATCTAATCGAGACGGAAAGTCTGCCTCAGCTGAATTTGAATCTGGGGTATTGACTCAAGAAGAAATTTTGGAGGACACTACACGCCGAAAAGGCACAAAGGTCTCATTCGTTCCTGACCCCTCTATTTTTAAAAATTATAAATATAGAAATGAGTATGTGGCCCGTATGCTCAAAAATTATGTATACCTCAATCCAGGACTTACTATAAGTTTTAACGGAGAGAAGTTTTTTAGTGAAAATGGATTAAAAGATTTACTTGAAGATAATACCAAACAAGAAGATCGTCTTTACCCTACAATCCATCTTCGTGCCGATGACATTGAAGTGGCCCTAACACACAGTAAAACTCAATACAGTGAAGAATATCATTCTTTCGTTAACGGACAAAATACAACTCAAGGTGGAACACACTTGGCCGCTTTTAGGGAAGCATTTGTAAAAACCATTCGCGACTTTTTTGGCAAAAGCTATGATGCTTCTGACATTAGAAAATCTATCATATCTGCGATTGCTGTAAAAGTAATGGAGCCCGTTTTTGAAAGTCAGACCAAAACTAAATTAGGGTCAACGGATATGGGTGGTGGACTGCCTACCGTGCGAACATTTATCAACGATTTTGTTAAAACACAACTCGACAATTACCTACACAAGAACCCTGATACTGCGGAAGCAATTCAGCGAAAAATTTTGCAAGCAGAGCGCGAACGCAAGGAGCTCTCAGGAATTCGTAAAATAGCTAAAGAACGCGCTAAAAAAGCGAGCTTACACAATAAAAAATTACGCGACTGCCGCGTACATTTCGGCGATGCAAAAAACAATAGAAACTTAGAAACAACGCTCTTCATTACTGAGGGTGATTCAGCATCGGGAAGCATCACAAAATCACGAGATGTGAATACTCAAGCTGTATTTAGCTTAAAGGGAAAACCACTTAACTGCTATGGTTTAACCAAAAAAATTGTTTATGAAAATGAGGAGTTTAATTTACTACAAGCAGCCCTAAATATCGAAGAATCAATAGAAGATTTGCGTTACAACAATATCGTCATAGCTACTGATGCTGACGTTGATGGTATGCATATTCGGCTACTGTTAATTACATTCTTTTTACAGTTTTTCCCTGAACTTATAAAAGAAGGGCATTTGTATATTTTACAAACGCCACTTTTTAGGGTACGTAATAAAAAAGAAACCATTTACTGTTATTCCGAACAAGAGCGTGTAGACGCGATTCAAAAGCTAAGACCAAAACCCGAGATTACTCGATTCAAAGGCTTAGGTGAAATTTCTCCAAATGAGTTTAAATATTTTATTGGTGAAGATATTCGTTTGGACCCTGTGATGTTAGATACAGATAAGTCCATAAGTGAGTTGTTGTCATTTTACATGGGTAAAAACACCCCTGAACGTCAGAAATTTATTATTGATAACCTCAAGGTCGAATTAGACCTTATTGAGCCCGTAAATCCATCCTAG
- the ychF gene encoding redox-regulated ATPase YchF translates to MKAGIVGLPNVGKSTLFNCLSNAKAQSANFPFCTIEPNVGVVNVPDPRLSKLESLVNPEKVIPATVEIVDIAGLVKGASKGEGLGNQFLANIRETDAILHVLRCFDNDNIVHVDGSVDPIRDKDTIDTELQLKDLETVEKKLEKVKRTAKTGNKEAQKEAAVLEQIKAHLEAGKSVRSLEVSDDDFELYIKPLQFITAKPVLYVCNVDENAAVNGNAYVDQVKSATSSEQAEVLVLAVGTEADINELDDFEERQLFLQDIGLEEPGSAKLIRSAYKLLSLQTYFTAGVKEVRAWTIPIGASAPQAAGVIHTDFEKGFIRAEVIAYNDYVDFGSELKVKEAGKMRVEGKNYVVKDGDVVHFLFNV, encoded by the coding sequence ATGAAAGCTGGAATTGTGGGATTGCCCAATGTAGGTAAATCAACTCTATTTAATTGTTTGTCTAATGCCAAAGCGCAAAGTGCTAATTTTCCGTTTTGCACCATAGAGCCAAATGTAGGCGTAGTTAATGTTCCTGATCCTCGACTTTCAAAATTAGAGTCTTTAGTAAATCCAGAAAAAGTCATTCCTGCAACTGTTGAGATCGTAGATATTGCCGGATTAGTTAAAGGGGCGAGTAAAGGAGAGGGTCTTGGTAATCAATTCCTGGCTAATATTCGTGAAACTGATGCAATTTTACATGTATTGCGTTGTTTTGACAATGATAATATTGTTCACGTCGATGGTAGTGTGGATCCGATTAGGGATAAAGACACAATAGATACGGAACTACAACTCAAAGATTTAGAAACCGTTGAAAAAAAACTAGAAAAAGTAAAGCGTACAGCAAAGACAGGAAATAAGGAAGCACAAAAAGAAGCGGCTGTTTTAGAGCAAATAAAAGCACATCTAGAAGCAGGAAAATCTGTGCGCAGTCTAGAAGTATCTGATGATGATTTTGAGCTTTATATTAAACCATTGCAATTTATTACAGCAAAGCCTGTGCTGTACGTATGTAATGTAGACGAAAATGCCGCGGTCAATGGCAATGCTTATGTCGATCAAGTTAAATCAGCTACATCATCAGAACAAGCAGAAGTTCTAGTCTTGGCTGTTGGTACCGAAGCAGATATTAATGAGCTTGACGATTTTGAAGAACGTCAACTCTTTTTACAAGATATTGGTTTAGAAGAGCCAGGTTCAGCTAAGCTTATTCGATCGGCCTATAAACTTTTGAGTCTTCAAACCTATTTTACTGCTGGGGTCAAAGAGGTTCGCGCTTGGACCATTCCTATTGGTGCCTCTGCGCCGCAAGCTGCTGGAGTTATTCATACTGATTTTGAAAAAGGATTTATTCGTGCCGAAGTTATTGCTTACAATGACTATGTTGATTTTGGAAGTGAATTAAAGGTTAAGGAGGCTGGGAAAATGCGTGTAGAAGGAAAAAACTATGTCGTCAAGGATGGAGATGTGGTTCATTTCTTGTTTAATGTTTAA
- a CDS encoding tyrosine-type recombinase/integrase — MFPNPHNTLEDFVIKLREQRYAPSSIKTYKNALSKFFVAFNSQDLKHLSIRQIQDCISKLHDKEGISPTYQRQIISAINKYYGFYFNRKLDMTLLYQRRTLKRLPRHLSVTEVKALIDVCENLKHMCIMKLLYGCGLRVSEVITLKISDIDSGNMRILIRNTKGKKDRTVALPKSLLLSLEHYYRLYQPKTVVFEGQKAQYYSPKSIQVFVKKYAQKAKIQKKVTPHMLRHSYATHQLENGVSIKYIQAALGHKNITTTELYSHVANS, encoded by the coding sequence ATGTTCCCAAATCCACACAACACTTTGGAAGATTTTGTCATAAAGTTGCGTGAGCAACGCTATGCGCCTTCCAGTATCAAAACTTACAAAAATGCTTTATCCAAGTTTTTTGTGGCCTTTAACAGCCAAGATTTGAAGCACCTAAGCATTCGACAAATCCAAGATTGTATTTCCAAACTGCACGACAAAGAAGGAATAAGCCCAACTTATCAAAGACAAATTATTTCAGCTATAAACAAGTACTATGGGTTTTATTTCAATAGAAAATTAGACATGACTTTATTGTATCAAAGGCGAACACTAAAACGTCTTCCAAGACACCTAAGTGTTACAGAAGTGAAAGCTTTAATTGATGTTTGCGAAAATCTAAAGCACATGTGTATTATGAAGTTACTTTACGGCTGCGGGCTAAGAGTTTCAGAAGTTATTACACTCAAAATTTCAGATATAGACTCAGGAAACATGCGCATCTTAATACGCAATACGAAAGGCAAAAAGGACCGAACAGTGGCTTTGCCAAAATCGCTTTTATTGAGTTTGGAACACTATTATAGATTATATCAACCCAAAACAGTTGTTTTTGAAGGCCAAAAAGCTCAATATTACTCCCCCAAAAGCATACAGGTGTTTGTGAAAAAATATGCACAAAAAGCTAAAATACAAAAAAAGGTTACGCCGCATATGCTGCGTCACTCATACGCGACACATCAACTTGAAAATGGAGTCAGTATTAAATATATACAAGCTGCTTTGGGACATAAAAATATAACAACAACCGAGCTTTATAGTCATGTTGCAAATAGTTAA
- a CDS encoding 4Fe-4S dicluster domain-containing protein, with the protein MAIIITDECINCGACEPECPNTAIYEGADDWRYNDGTSLQGQIILPNGKQVDADEAQIPVSDEYYFIVPDKCTECKGFHEEPQCAAVCPVDCCVPDENNVETEEVLLGKQRFMHPED; encoded by the coding sequence ATGGCGATTATAATCACTGATGAATGTATCAATTGCGGAGCATGCGAGCCCGAGTGCCCAAACACGGCCATATATGAAGGTGCGGACGATTGGCGCTACAATGACGGCACTAGTTTACAAGGGCAAATTATTTTACCTAATGGCAAACAAGTTGATGCGGATGAAGCACAAATTCCTGTTAGTGATGAATATTATTTTATAGTTCCTGATAAATGTACAGAATGTAAAGGTTTTCACGAAGAGCCACAATGTGCTGCCGTATGCCCAGTAGATTGTTGTGTACCAGATGAAAATAACGTTGAGACAGAAGAAGTTCTTCTTGGGAAACAACGCTTTATGCATCCCGAGGATTAA
- a CDS encoding acyl-CoA reductase, with protein sequence MNHKKNIIKTLEHLGVFLGQFTSVEPKKSKEALHNDLFFDGFKQQLKLAQEYNGWFTKANLIFAIQQWYNLLQKKILEQWLSAYKLPVQHPKKVAIIMAGNIPLVGFHDFISALVSGHNIVIKQSSNDKHLLPYLVSYVQHLAPNLKGKIKFTNNKLEDFDAVIATGSNNTARYFEAYFKDYPAIVRKNRNSVAILTGKESKEQLTGLAEDIFRYYGLGCRSVSKLFVPKDYDFDGFFNAIYEWHPIMNSAKYANNYDYNKAVYLMSEFNLLENGFLMLKEDPHYGSPIATLFYEFYENLETLKERLKNDNKYIQCIVSEGLLTKEIPFGHTQCPSLGDYADNVDTVDFLLKI encoded by the coding sequence ATGAATCATAAAAAAAATATAATAAAAACCTTAGAGCATTTGGGGGTATTTTTAGGACAATTCACATCTGTAGAGCCAAAAAAGTCAAAAGAAGCCCTACACAATGATTTATTTTTCGATGGATTCAAACAGCAGTTAAAATTAGCTCAAGAATACAATGGCTGGTTTACTAAAGCAAACCTAATTTTTGCAATTCAACAATGGTATAATCTTCTACAGAAAAAAATACTTGAGCAATGGCTTAGCGCCTACAAATTACCAGTGCAACATCCCAAAAAAGTAGCCATTATCATGGCGGGTAATATCCCTTTAGTAGGCTTTCACGACTTTATCTCTGCTTTAGTGTCAGGACACAACATCGTAATAAAACAGTCATCAAATGATAAGCATTTATTGCCTTACTTGGTATCTTATGTACAGCATCTAGCACCAAATCTTAAAGGGAAAATAAAATTCACTAACAATAAATTAGAGGATTTTGATGCAGTCATTGCTACTGGTAGTAACAATACAGCACGTTATTTTGAAGCTTATTTTAAAGACTACCCGGCTATTGTACGAAAAAATAGAAATTCAGTAGCAATTCTCACAGGAAAAGAGTCAAAAGAACAGCTAACTGGACTTGCTGAAGACATTTTTAGATACTATGGGTTGGGTTGTCGTAGTGTATCCAAATTATTTGTTCCGAAAGATTATGATTTTGATGGATTTTTTAATGCAATTTACGAATGGCATCCTATCATGAATAGTGCTAAATATGCCAATAACTACGATTACAATAAAGCTGTTTATTTGATGAGTGAATTTAATTTACTCGAAAATGGTTTTTTAATGTTGAAAGAAGATCCACACTACGGCTCTCCTATTGCTACTTTATTTTATGAATTTTATGAAAATTTGGAAACATTAAAAGAAAGATTGAAAAACGACAACAAATACATACAATGCATTGTTTCAGAAGGGTTATTAACTAAAGAAATTCCATTTGGCCACACACAATGCCCTAGTTTAGGTGATTATGCAGACAATGTAGACACTGTTGATTTCCTGTTGAAAATATAA
- the serC gene encoding 3-phosphoserine/phosphohydroxythreonine transaminase, whose product MKRHNFSAGPCVLPQEVLAKSAQAVLDFDNGLSLVEISHRSKAFVDVMEHARALALELLGLEGMGYKALFLQGGASTQFLAVALNLLEKRAAYLNTGTWSDKAIKEAQIFDDVTEVASSKDANYNYIPKGYDIPSDHDYFHCTSNNTIFGTQIKDFPECDIPMVCDMSSDIFSRTIDFSKFDLIYAGAQKNMGPAGTTLVVVREDVLGKVSRKIPSMMDYKVHISKGSMFNTPPVFPVYTSMLNLEWLKNKGGIAAIEKENEKKAQLIYSEIDLNPLFDGFAAKADRSTMNATFTLANDDLKDSFDSMCLEAGINGLNGHRSVGGYRASMYNALTLESVQVLVEIMSELERKA is encoded by the coding sequence ATGAAACGACACAATTTTAGCGCAGGACCTTGCGTACTCCCACAAGAAGTTTTGGCTAAATCTGCTCAGGCAGTTTTAGATTTTGACAACGGCCTTTCACTTGTTGAGATATCACACCGCAGCAAAGCGTTTGTAGATGTAATGGAACATGCACGTGCGCTAGCATTAGAACTTTTGGGTCTTGAAGGCATGGGTTACAAAGCGCTTTTTTTGCAAGGTGGTGCTAGTACCCAGTTTTTGGCTGTTGCGCTCAATTTACTAGAAAAACGCGCAGCTTATCTCAACACAGGGACATGGAGCGACAAAGCCATAAAGGAAGCTCAAATTTTCGATGATGTTACTGAAGTAGCCTCATCCAAAGATGCCAACTACAACTATATACCTAAGGGATACGATATTCCCTCAGATCATGATTACTTTCACTGTACCTCGAACAATACAATATTTGGAACCCAAATAAAGGATTTTCCTGAATGTGATATCCCAATGGTTTGTGATATGAGCAGCGATATTTTTTCAAGAACTATAGATTTCTCAAAATTTGACTTAATTTATGCAGGGGCTCAAAAAAATATGGGGCCTGCAGGAACAACTTTAGTTGTTGTCCGTGAGGATGTTTTAGGAAAAGTATCTAGGAAAATACCTTCAATGATGGATTATAAAGTGCATATCAGCAAAGGCAGCATGTTCAATACGCCCCCAGTATTTCCTGTCTACACGTCAATGCTTAACCTTGAGTGGTTGAAAAATAAAGGAGGTATTGCTGCTATTGAAAAAGAAAATGAAAAGAAAGCACAGCTCATTTATTCAGAGATCGACTTAAATCCTTTATTTGACGGATTTGCGGCTAAGGCCGATCGTTCAACAATGAATGCAACATTCACATTGGCTAACGACGATTTGAAAGACTCTTTTGATAGTATGTGTTTGGAAGCTGGAATCAATGGTTTAAATGGACACCGAAGTGTTGGGGGATACAGAGCTTCAATGTACAATGCACTAACTCTCGAAAGTGTACAGGTTTTAGTGGAAATAATGAGTGAATTAGAACGAAAAGCATAA
- a CDS encoding D-2-hydroxyacid dehydrogenase, translating into MKILANDGISKNGVEELEAAGFEVSTVTVAQEQLENYINNEGIVALLVRSATTVRKDLIDACPSLKIIGRGGVGMDNIDVEYARGKGLHVINTPAASSESVAELVFAHLFSGVRYLYDANRNMPLDGDSKFKSLKKAYAKGTELRGKTLGVIGFGRIGQATAKIGLGLGMKVIAHDPFMDKASVTVPFFDGQSLTFDIEIQTKEAVLKQADFLSLHVPAQKDFVIGTAELELMKDGAGLVNAARGGVVDEVAMVEALKSGKLSFAGVDTFENEPTPAVQVLMTPNVSLTPHIGAATTQAQERIGSELASQIISILK; encoded by the coding sequence ATGAAAATATTAGCAAATGACGGTATTTCAAAAAATGGCGTTGAAGAATTAGAGGCTGCTGGCTTTGAAGTTAGCACTGTAACTGTAGCCCAAGAGCAGTTAGAAAATTACATCAATAACGAAGGAATTGTAGCACTGTTGGTGCGCAGTGCAACTACTGTGCGCAAAGATTTAATTGACGCATGCCCTAGTTTGAAAATTATCGGTCGTGGCGGAGTTGGCATGGATAATATTGATGTGGAATACGCTCGCGGAAAAGGTTTACATGTCATCAATACACCTGCTGCTTCTTCAGAGTCGGTAGCAGAACTTGTTTTTGCGCACCTTTTCTCTGGTGTGCGTTATTTGTATGATGCCAATCGTAACATGCCGCTTGATGGAGATTCAAAGTTTAAATCTCTCAAAAAAGCATACGCCAAAGGAACTGAGTTGCGCGGAAAAACATTAGGCGTAATTGGCTTTGGTCGTATAGGTCAGGCTACAGCAAAAATTGGTTTAGGGTTGGGAATGAAAGTAATTGCACATGATCCATTTATGGACAAAGCATCTGTAACTGTCCCTTTCTTTGATGGACAATCTCTAACTTTTGATATCGAAATTCAAACTAAAGAAGCGGTATTGAAGCAGGCCGATTTCCTAAGCTTACATGTTCCTGCACAAAAGGATTTTGTGATAGGAACAGCCGAATTAGAGCTCATGAAAGACGGTGCAGGCTTGGTCAATGCTGCACGAGGAGGCGTTGTAGACGAAGTCGCAATGGTTGAAGCACTCAAATCTGGGAAACTGAGTTTTGCCGGAGTTGATACCTTTGAAAACGAACCAACTCCTGCTGTTCAAGTTTTAATGACTCCTAATGTATCATTAACTCCACACATTGGCGCGGCAACCACACAAGCACAAGAACGCATTGGTTCAGAGTTGGCCTCACAAATTATTTCCATATTGAAATAA
- a CDS encoding GDSL-type esterase/lipase family protein, producing the protein MQIQIKRNTTKHHTRHQYLLLFILSILITTTIACVSDEDTTPQEPPISLQNRILPLGASRVEGARPIYESFRYELWKELRDNDWSFDFIGTQSDNAPYPTYNGEAFDTDHEGRGGWTSGQILNELDEWLSDTGSPDIVLFSSPGGNDILGGLPYDNAIANINSIIDLLQDNNPNVSILIEQLAPGRSDFMTTNFITLFEQMKEDVLDIATTQTTSTSKVIAVNMYEGFNDDYLADDVHYNQAGADFIATRYYNALTNVLEN; encoded by the coding sequence ATGCAAATACAAATCAAAAGGAACACCACAAAACACCATACAAGACATCAATATCTACTGTTGTTTATTTTAAGTATTTTAATCACAACTACTATTGCTTGTGTAAGTGATGAAGACACAACCCCACAAGAACCACCAATTTCTTTACAAAACAGAATTTTACCCTTGGGTGCATCAAGAGTGGAAGGGGCTCGCCCCATATACGAAAGCTTTAGATACGAGTTATGGAAAGAACTAAGGGACAATGACTGGTCATTCGATTTTATTGGAACTCAGTCCGATAATGCTCCCTACCCCACTTATAATGGTGAGGCTTTTGATACAGATCATGAAGGCAGAGGCGGTTGGACTTCAGGACAAATTCTAAATGAACTAGATGAGTGGTTGTCAGATACGGGAAGTCCTGATATTGTGTTATTTAGTTCACCAGGTGGTAATGACATACTAGGTGGCCTTCCCTACGATAATGCCATAGCTAACATCAACAGTATTATAGACTTGCTGCAGGATAACAATCCGAATGTCTCTATTCTTATTGAGCAATTGGCACCCGGTAGATCAGATTTTATGACTACTAATTTCATTACACTATTTGAACAAATGAAGGAAGACGTATTAGATATTGCTACCACCCAAACGACATCAACTTCTAAAGTGATTGCCGTAAATATGTACGAAGGATTCAACGACGACTACTTGGCTGACGATGTACATTATAACCAAGCTGGGGCGGATTTTATAGCTACACGCTACTACAACGCACTGACAAATGTTCTAGAGAATTGA